One genomic window of Cannabis sativa cultivar Pink pepper isolate KNU-18-1 chromosome 2, ASM2916894v1, whole genome shotgun sequence includes the following:
- the LOC115718882 gene encoding P-loop NTPase domain-containing protein LPA1 homolog 1 isoform X1 produces the protein MSFSRHGSSLTHIYMYIYLYICLHTISQRVFELLRLLEGQDKAGSNASIDQDEKGNAFHRDSFLEKTEVVKQLVSGKDDKSRSVPFELYKRRTTIVVMRETFLNVVCNALAEYKYVGPNQRADLVLACRIRERKESITVLLCGTSGCGKSTLSALLGSRLGITTVISTDSIRHMMRSFVDEKQNPLLWSSTYHAGEFLDPVAVAEAKAKRKAKKLAGTTHSLSKDEAANGSTAGMSEAHKLEVGSGTTDLLSPKQMAVEGFKAQSEMVIDSLDRLITAWEERKESVVVEGVHLSLNFVMGLMKKHPSIVPFMIYITNEDKHLERFAVRAKYMTLDPAKNKYVKYIRNIRTIQEYLCKRADKHLVPKINNTNVDKSVAAIHATVFSCLRRREAGEQLYDPMTNTVSMVDEEYRNQCAANSLSSKGMFQLIQRQGSSRHLMTLVNIDGTVARTWPIEAVDGNGKPLLGNVDQTGKGEPVNLQFGLYGITAWPSDGGTSHAGSIDESRVDGTETGSRYYSSCCSSPRMSDGPSKELKEENSVYGSDGSDEEVDDQPEAGSDDDFSDDGDKLVDEEVGSVDEESTKSDEEYDDLAMQDMMENGYWSEDEEEAKDKIVVPVSGDPLLRRQQRDRRNMDQFQRTRSDPLSEPLCSYSSLLRERNESRMSSSANSKTRKRSLSIPALGKHGSVISGALFTGAPQESGPA, from the exons ATGTCCTTCTCACGGCACGGAAGTAGtcttacacacatatatatgtatatatatctatatatatgtttaCACACG ATTAGCCAAAGAGTTTTTGAGTTGTTAAGACTTCTAGAAGGGCAAGATAAGGCAGGTTCCAATGCTTCAATTGACCAGGACGAGAAGGGAAATGCTTTTCATAGAGACAGTTTCTTGGAGAAAACAGAGGTTGTCAAGCAATTAGTTTCTGGGAAAGATGATAAAAGTAGGAGTGTACCATTCGAATTGTACAAAAGACGCACAACTATTGTTGTTATGAGAGAAACCTTTCTAAATGTTGTTTGCAATGCCTTGGCTGAGTATAAGTATGTTGGTCCTAACCAGAGGGCAGACCTAGTATTGGCATGCAG AATTCGAGAAAGGAAGGAATCTATAACTGTCTTGTTATGTGGCACTAGTGGCTGCGGCAAATCTACTTTATCTGCCTTGCTG GGTAGCAGGTTAGGAATTACAACAGTGATATCTACCGACTCCATTCGGCATATGATGAGAAGCTTTGTAGATGAGAAGCAAAATCCTCTACTATGGTCTTCAACCTATCATGCAGGGGAGTTCTTGGATCCCGTGGCTGTTGCAGAAGCAAAGGCTAAGAGGAAAGCCAAAAAGTTAGCTGGTACGACACATTCACTTTCTAAAGACGAAGCAGCTAATGGCTCTACTGCTGGGATGTCTGAGGCTCATAAATTGGAGGTTGGCTCTGGTACTACTGATTTGCTCAGTCCAAAGCAGATGGCTGTTGAAGGCTTCAAAGCTCAAAGTGAGATGGTAATTGACAGTCTTGATCGCTTGATTACAGCTTGGGAAGAGAGGAAAGAATCTGTGGTTGTTGAGGGTGTCCACTTGAGCCTTAATTTTGTg ATGGGACTGATGAAGAAACATCCCTCAATCGTTCCATTCATGATTTACATCACAAATGAAGATAAGCACTTGGAACGGTTTGCAGTTCGTGCTAAGTATATGACTTTGGACCCAGCCAAAAACAAATATGTAAAGTACATACGTAACATTAGAACAATTCAGGAATACCTGTGCAAGCGGGCTGACAAGCATCTTGTACCCAAAATAAACAATACCAATGTTGATAAGAGCGTAGCAGCTATCCATGCAACAGTATTTAGCTGTCTTCGAAGGCGTGAAGCTGGTGAACAACTCTATGACCCCATGACAAATACAGTTTCTATGGTAGATGAGGAATATAGAAACCAATGTGCAGCTAACTCCTTGAGTTCTAAAGGAATGTTTCAACTGATTCAAAGGCAAGGTTCATCGAGGCATCTTATGACTCTTGTTAATATTGATGGTACGGTGGCTAGGACTTGGCCTATTGAAGCAGTTGATGGTAATGGGAAACCTTTGTTGGGCAATGTAGATCAGACTGGCAAGGGAGAACCAGTTAATCTTCAGTTTGGGCTATACGGGATTACTGCTTGGCCCAGTGATGGTGGCACCAGTCATGCTGGAAGCATTGACGAGTCAAGGGTTGATGGAACTGAAACTGGTAGCAGGTATTATTCTTCTTGCTGCAGCTCACCAAGGATGTCTGATGGACCTTCCAAGGAG CTCAAGGAGGAGAATTCAGTTTATGGCAGTGATGGCAGTGATGAAGAGGTTGATGACCAACCTGAGGCTGGCAGCGATGACGATTTCAGTGATGATGGTGACAAACTTGTTGATGAGGAG GTAGGCTCAGTTGATGAGGAGTCCACAAAATCAGATGAAGAGTATGATGACCTGGCAATGCAGGATATGATGGAAAATGGGTACTGGtcagaagatgaagaagaagccAAGGATAAGATTGTTGTGCCTGTTTCAGGGGATCCTTTACTGCGGAGACAACAAAGGGATCGTCGAAACATGGATCAATTTCAAAGAACTAGAAGCGATCCCTTGTCTGAACCACTGTGTTCGTACTCGTCTCTGCTCAGGGAGAGAAATGAATCGAGAATGTCATCTTCCGCCAACAGCAAAACCAGGAAACGGTCCCTCAGTATTCCAGCTCTTGGAAAGCATGGTTCAGTCATTAGTGGAGCCTTGTTTACTGGAGCTCCTCAGGAGTCGGGACCAGCCTAA
- the LOC115718882 gene encoding P-loop NTPase domain-containing protein LPA1 homolog 1 isoform X3 — MHLRIRERKESITVLLCGTSGCGKSTLSALLGSRLGITTVISTDSIRHMMRSFVDEKQNPLLWSSTYHAGEFLDPVAVAEAKAKRKAKKLAGTTHSLSKDEAANGSTAGMSEAHKLEVGSGTTDLLSPKQMAVEGFKAQSEMVIDSLDRLITAWEERKESVVVEGVHLSLNFVMGLMKKHPSIVPFMIYITNEDKHLERFAVRAKYMTLDPAKNKYVKYIRNIRTIQEYLCKRADKHLVPKINNTNVDKSVAAIHATVFSCLRRREAGEQLYDPMTNTVSMVDEEYRNQCAANSLSSKGMFQLIQRQGSSRHLMTLVNIDGTVARTWPIEAVDGNGKPLLGNVDQTGKGEPVNLQFGLYGITAWPSDGGTSHAGSIDESRVDGTETGSRYYSSCCSSPRMSDGPSKELKEENSVYGSDGSDEEVDDQPEAGSDDDFSDDGDKLVDEEVGSVDEESTKSDEEYDDLAMQDMMENGYWSEDEEEAKDKIVVPVSGDPLLRRQQRDRRNMDQFQRTRSDPLSEPLCSYSSLLRERNESRMSSSANSKTRKRSLSIPALGKHGSVISGALFTGAPQESGPA; from the exons ATGCATTTAAG AATTCGAGAAAGGAAGGAATCTATAACTGTCTTGTTATGTGGCACTAGTGGCTGCGGCAAATCTACTTTATCTGCCTTGCTG GGTAGCAGGTTAGGAATTACAACAGTGATATCTACCGACTCCATTCGGCATATGATGAGAAGCTTTGTAGATGAGAAGCAAAATCCTCTACTATGGTCTTCAACCTATCATGCAGGGGAGTTCTTGGATCCCGTGGCTGTTGCAGAAGCAAAGGCTAAGAGGAAAGCCAAAAAGTTAGCTGGTACGACACATTCACTTTCTAAAGACGAAGCAGCTAATGGCTCTACTGCTGGGATGTCTGAGGCTCATAAATTGGAGGTTGGCTCTGGTACTACTGATTTGCTCAGTCCAAAGCAGATGGCTGTTGAAGGCTTCAAAGCTCAAAGTGAGATGGTAATTGACAGTCTTGATCGCTTGATTACAGCTTGGGAAGAGAGGAAAGAATCTGTGGTTGTTGAGGGTGTCCACTTGAGCCTTAATTTTGTg ATGGGACTGATGAAGAAACATCCCTCAATCGTTCCATTCATGATTTACATCACAAATGAAGATAAGCACTTGGAACGGTTTGCAGTTCGTGCTAAGTATATGACTTTGGACCCAGCCAAAAACAAATATGTAAAGTACATACGTAACATTAGAACAATTCAGGAATACCTGTGCAAGCGGGCTGACAAGCATCTTGTACCCAAAATAAACAATACCAATGTTGATAAGAGCGTAGCAGCTATCCATGCAACAGTATTTAGCTGTCTTCGAAGGCGTGAAGCTGGTGAACAACTCTATGACCCCATGACAAATACAGTTTCTATGGTAGATGAGGAATATAGAAACCAATGTGCAGCTAACTCCTTGAGTTCTAAAGGAATGTTTCAACTGATTCAAAGGCAAGGTTCATCGAGGCATCTTATGACTCTTGTTAATATTGATGGTACGGTGGCTAGGACTTGGCCTATTGAAGCAGTTGATGGTAATGGGAAACCTTTGTTGGGCAATGTAGATCAGACTGGCAAGGGAGAACCAGTTAATCTTCAGTTTGGGCTATACGGGATTACTGCTTGGCCCAGTGATGGTGGCACCAGTCATGCTGGAAGCATTGACGAGTCAAGGGTTGATGGAACTGAAACTGGTAGCAGGTATTATTCTTCTTGCTGCAGCTCACCAAGGATGTCTGATGGACCTTCCAAGGAG CTCAAGGAGGAGAATTCAGTTTATGGCAGTGATGGCAGTGATGAAGAGGTTGATGACCAACCTGAGGCTGGCAGCGATGACGATTTCAGTGATGATGGTGACAAACTTGTTGATGAGGAG GTAGGCTCAGTTGATGAGGAGTCCACAAAATCAGATGAAGAGTATGATGACCTGGCAATGCAGGATATGATGGAAAATGGGTACTGGtcagaagatgaagaagaagccAAGGATAAGATTGTTGTGCCTGTTTCAGGGGATCCTTTACTGCGGAGACAACAAAGGGATCGTCGAAACATGGATCAATTTCAAAGAACTAGAAGCGATCCCTTGTCTGAACCACTGTGTTCGTACTCGTCTCTGCTCAGGGAGAGAAATGAATCGAGAATGTCATCTTCCGCCAACAGCAAAACCAGGAAACGGTCCCTCAGTATTCCAGCTCTTGGAAAGCATGGTTCAGTCATTAGTGGAGCCTTGTTTACTGGAGCTCCTCAGGAGTCGGGACCAGCCTAA
- the LOC115718882 gene encoding P-loop NTPase domain-containing protein LPA1 homolog 1 isoform X2 yields the protein MAEVTKVLYIVVVDEEEKREKGKESFRYTRPVLQSTLQLMGCKARHAFKISQRVFELLRLLEGQDKAGSNASIDQDEKGNAFHRDSFLEKTEVVKQLVSGKDDKSRSVPFELYKRRTTIVVMRETFLNVVCNALAEYKYVGPNQRADLVLACRIRERKESITVLLCGTSGCGKSTLSALLGSRLGITTVISTDSIRHMMRSFVDEKQNPLLWSSTYHAGEFLDPVAVAEAKAKRKAKKLAGTTHSLSKDEAANGSTAGMSEAHKLEVGSGTTDLLSPKQMAVEGFKAQSEMVIDSLDRLITAWEERKESVVVEGVHLSLNFVMGLMKKHPSIVPFMIYITNEDKHLERFAVRAKYMTLDPAKNKYVKYIRNIRTIQEYLCKRADKHLVPKINNTNVDKSVAAIHATVFSCLRRREAGEQLYDPMTNTVSMVDEEYRNQCAANSLSSKGMFQLIQRQGSSRHLMTLVNIDGTVARTWPIEAVDGNGKPLLGNVDQTGKGEPVNLQFGLYGITAWPSDGGTSHAGSIDESRVDGTETGSRYYSSCCSSPRMSDGPSKELKEENSVYGSDGSDEEVDDQPEAGSDDDFSDDGDKLVDEEVKDI from the exons ATGGCGGAGGTGACGAAAGTACTGTACATAGTTGTGGTGgacgaagaagaaaagagggagaAAGGGAAAGAGTCGTTTCGTTATACGCGTCCCGTTCTGCAAAGTACTCTTCAACTCATGGGTTGCAAAGCTCGGCATGCATTTAAG ATTAGCCAAAGAGTTTTTGAGTTGTTAAGACTTCTAGAAGGGCAAGATAAGGCAGGTTCCAATGCTTCAATTGACCAGGACGAGAAGGGAAATGCTTTTCATAGAGACAGTTTCTTGGAGAAAACAGAGGTTGTCAAGCAATTAGTTTCTGGGAAAGATGATAAAAGTAGGAGTGTACCATTCGAATTGTACAAAAGACGCACAACTATTGTTGTTATGAGAGAAACCTTTCTAAATGTTGTTTGCAATGCCTTGGCTGAGTATAAGTATGTTGGTCCTAACCAGAGGGCAGACCTAGTATTGGCATGCAG AATTCGAGAAAGGAAGGAATCTATAACTGTCTTGTTATGTGGCACTAGTGGCTGCGGCAAATCTACTTTATCTGCCTTGCTG GGTAGCAGGTTAGGAATTACAACAGTGATATCTACCGACTCCATTCGGCATATGATGAGAAGCTTTGTAGATGAGAAGCAAAATCCTCTACTATGGTCTTCAACCTATCATGCAGGGGAGTTCTTGGATCCCGTGGCTGTTGCAGAAGCAAAGGCTAAGAGGAAAGCCAAAAAGTTAGCTGGTACGACACATTCACTTTCTAAAGACGAAGCAGCTAATGGCTCTACTGCTGGGATGTCTGAGGCTCATAAATTGGAGGTTGGCTCTGGTACTACTGATTTGCTCAGTCCAAAGCAGATGGCTGTTGAAGGCTTCAAAGCTCAAAGTGAGATGGTAATTGACAGTCTTGATCGCTTGATTACAGCTTGGGAAGAGAGGAAAGAATCTGTGGTTGTTGAGGGTGTCCACTTGAGCCTTAATTTTGTg ATGGGACTGATGAAGAAACATCCCTCAATCGTTCCATTCATGATTTACATCACAAATGAAGATAAGCACTTGGAACGGTTTGCAGTTCGTGCTAAGTATATGACTTTGGACCCAGCCAAAAACAAATATGTAAAGTACATACGTAACATTAGAACAATTCAGGAATACCTGTGCAAGCGGGCTGACAAGCATCTTGTACCCAAAATAAACAATACCAATGTTGATAAGAGCGTAGCAGCTATCCATGCAACAGTATTTAGCTGTCTTCGAAGGCGTGAAGCTGGTGAACAACTCTATGACCCCATGACAAATACAGTTTCTATGGTAGATGAGGAATATAGAAACCAATGTGCAGCTAACTCCTTGAGTTCTAAAGGAATGTTTCAACTGATTCAAAGGCAAGGTTCATCGAGGCATCTTATGACTCTTGTTAATATTGATGGTACGGTGGCTAGGACTTGGCCTATTGAAGCAGTTGATGGTAATGGGAAACCTTTGTTGGGCAATGTAGATCAGACTGGCAAGGGAGAACCAGTTAATCTTCAGTTTGGGCTATACGGGATTACTGCTTGGCCCAGTGATGGTGGCACCAGTCATGCTGGAAGCATTGACGAGTCAAGGGTTGATGGAACTGAAACTGGTAGCAGGTATTATTCTTCTTGCTGCAGCTCACCAAGGATGTCTGATGGACCTTCCAAGGAG CTCAAGGAGGAGAATTCAGTTTATGGCAGTGATGGCAGTGATGAAGAGGTTGATGACCAACCTGAGGCTGGCAGCGATGACGATTTCAGTGATGATGGTGACAAACTTGTTGATGAGGAGGTAAAAGATATTTGA